The Mesobacillus jeotgali genome window below encodes:
- a CDS encoding dihydrolipoamide acetyltransferase family protein: protein MAFQFKLPDIGEGIHEGEIVKWFVKPGDKVQEDDVLCEVQNDKAVVEIPSPVAGTVEEVLVEEGTVATVGQVLVTFDAPGYEDLKFKGDEEHAPAEQPKQEKTEAQVQSTLEAGQKIEKEATEAPAPAAETGAGAAAAPQAEVDPNRNIVAMPSVRKYAREKGVDIRQVPGSGKNGRILKGDIDSFLSGGAPAAAPQADQALETQAEEAPKAAAAQAIPEGQYPETREKMSGIRKAIAKAMVNSKHTAPHVTLMDEVDVAKLVAHRKKFKEVAAEKGIKLTFLPYVVKALTSALREYPALNTSLDDATSEIVHKHYYNIGIAADTEKGLLVPVVKDADRKSVFSISNEINELAGKARDGKLAPDEMKGASCTITNIGSAGGQWFTPVINHPEVAILGIGRIAEKPVVKDGEIVAAPVLALSLSFDHRMIDGATAQHALNHIKRLLNDPELLLMEG from the coding sequence TTGGCATTCCAATTTAAGCTGCCAGACATCGGTGAAGGTATTCACGAAGGTGAAATAGTCAAGTGGTTCGTAAAACCTGGCGATAAAGTCCAGGAAGACGATGTACTTTGCGAAGTGCAGAATGATAAAGCAGTAGTAGAGATTCCTTCACCTGTCGCAGGTACAGTCGAAGAAGTATTAGTAGAAGAAGGAACAGTTGCAACAGTAGGACAGGTACTTGTAACTTTTGATGCACCTGGATATGAAGATCTTAAGTTTAAAGGTGACGAGGAACATGCACCTGCTGAGCAGCCTAAACAGGAAAAGACGGAAGCTCAGGTTCAGTCTACATTAGAAGCTGGACAAAAAATTGAAAAAGAAGCAACAGAAGCTCCTGCTCCTGCAGCTGAAACAGGCGCTGGCGCAGCGGCTGCACCACAGGCAGAGGTTGACCCTAACCGCAACATCGTCGCAATGCCATCTGTCCGTAAATATGCACGTGAAAAAGGTGTGGATATCCGTCAGGTTCCTGGTTCAGGCAAGAATGGCCGCATCCTGAAAGGTGATATCGACAGCTTCCTAAGCGGAGGTGCTCCAGCTGCTGCTCCACAGGCAGACCAAGCACTGGAAACACAAGCAGAAGAGGCACCTAAAGCTGCAGCAGCTCAGGCAATTCCAGAAGGACAATACCCTGAGACGCGCGAAAAGATGAGCGGTATCAGAAAAGCGATCGCTAAGGCAATGGTTAACTCCAAGCATACAGCTCCACACGTAACCTTAATGGATGAAGTGGACGTAGCGAAGCTTGTCGCACACCGTAAGAAGTTCAAGGAAGTAGCTGCAGAGAAAGGAATTAAGCTTACATTCCTTCCTTATGTGGTAAAAGCATTAACAAGTGCATTGCGTGAATATCCAGCATTGAATACATCATTAGATGATGCTACAAGCGAAATCGTTCACAAGCACTACTATAATATTGGTATTGCAGCAGACACAGAAAAAGGCTTGCTTGTTCCAGTCGTAAAGGATGCTGACCGCAAATCTGTATTCTCAATCTCAAATGAGATCAACGAACTTGCTGGAAAAGCACGTGATGGCAAGCTGGCTCCAGATGAAATGAAAGGTGCTTCTTGCACAATCACGAATATCGGTTCTGCTGGCGGACAATGGTTCACTCCAGTCATCAACCATCCAGAGGTTGCAATCCTTGGAATTGGCCGCATTGCTGAAAAGCCTGTAGTCAAGGATGGAGAAATCGTCGCTGCTCCTGTATTAGCGCTTTCCCTAAGCTTCGATCATCGTATGATTGACGGCGCTACAGCACAGCACGCTTTAAATCATATCAAGCGCCTGTTGAACGATCCAGAACTATTGTTAATGGAGGGGTAA
- the lpdA gene encoding dihydrolipoyl dehydrogenase, whose translation MVVGDFPIETDTLVIGAGPGGYVAAIRAAQLGQKVTIVEKATLGGVCLNVGCIPSKALISAGHRYENALHSEDMGVKAENVTLDFSKVQEFKAGVVKKLTGGVEGLLKGNKIDIVRGEAYFVDANTIRVMDESSAQTYTFKNAIIATGSRPIEIPAFKYSKRVLDSTGALNLQELPKSIVVIGGGYIGTELGGAYASFGTKVTILEGADEILNGFEKQMSALVKRNLKKKGAEIITKALAKGVEETDTGVTVSYEANGEEKKIEADYVFVMVGRKPNTDELGLEQVGIEMSDRGVIKIDKQCRTNVSNIYAIGDIVEGPPLAHKASYEGKIAAEAIAGHPSEIDYLAIPAVVFSDPELASVGYSEKEAKDAGIDIIASKFPFAANGRALSLNQTDGFLKLITRKEDDIVIGAQIAGPNASDMIAELGLAIEAGMTAEDLAMTIHAHPTLGEITMEAAEVALGNPIHIVK comes from the coding sequence ATGGTAGTAGGAGATTTTCCAATTGAAACTGATACTCTTGTCATTGGTGCCGGCCCTGGCGGATATGTGGCAGCGATTCGCGCTGCCCAGCTGGGCCAGAAAGTAACAATCGTAGAAAAAGCAACACTTGGCGGAGTGTGCCTGAATGTAGGATGTATTCCTTCAAAAGCTTTGATTTCTGCAGGCCATAGATACGAAAACGCTTTGCATTCTGAAGATATGGGTGTTAAAGCTGAAAACGTAACGCTTGATTTCTCTAAAGTCCAGGAGTTCAAGGCTGGGGTAGTCAAGAAATTGACAGGCGGCGTCGAAGGTCTATTGAAAGGCAACAAAATCGATATCGTAAGAGGCGAAGCATATTTTGTAGATGCTAACACAATCCGTGTAATGGATGAAAGTTCTGCACAGACATATACTTTCAAAAATGCGATCATCGCTACTGGATCCCGTCCAATCGAGATTCCTGCATTCAAATATTCTAAGCGTGTCCTTGATTCTACAGGAGCACTTAACCTTCAGGAGCTTCCAAAAAGCATTGTCGTTATTGGCGGTGGTTATATTGGTACTGAGCTTGGCGGAGCATACGCTAGCTTTGGAACTAAGGTAACAATCCTTGAAGGAGCGGACGAAATCCTTAATGGTTTCGAAAAGCAAATGTCAGCTCTTGTAAAACGCAACCTGAAGAAGAAGGGTGCGGAAATCATTACTAAGGCCCTTGCTAAAGGTGTTGAGGAAACTGACACCGGAGTAACGGTTTCTTATGAAGCAAACGGCGAAGAAAAGAAAATTGAAGCTGATTATGTGTTTGTCATGGTAGGAAGAAAGCCTAACACTGACGAACTAGGTCTTGAGCAGGTTGGCATCGAGATGTCTGACCGTGGCGTCATCAAAATCGACAAACAGTGCCGCACAAATGTAAGCAACATCTACGCAATTGGTGACATTGTCGAGGGACCGCCATTGGCACATAAAGCTTCTTATGAAGGAAAAATCGCTGCTGAAGCGATCGCTGGACATCCTTCAGAAATCGACTACCTTGCAATTCCAGCAGTTGTATTCTCTGATCCAGAACTAGCATCAGTTGGATATTCTGAAAAGGAAGCGAAGGATGCAGGCATCGATATTATAGCATCTAAATTCCCATTTGCTGCAAATGGCCGTGCACTATCGCTTAACCAGACAGACGGCTTCCTGAAGCTGATCACACGTAAGGAAGACGATATTGTCATCGGTGCGCAAATTGCTGGACCGAATGCTTCTGACATGATCGCAGAACTTGGTCTTGCAATCGAAGCAGGCATGACTGCAGAAGACCTTGCAATGACAATCCACGCTCACCCAACTCTCGGTGAGATTACAATGGAAGCTGCAGAGGTTGCGCTAGGAAATCCAATTCATATTGTAAAATAA
- a CDS encoding small peptidoglycan-associated lipoprotein: protein MKSLSFVFVATFLFLTASCNPVNSSDELELNEDIKQVVFFSDDENYRQEASYYDAIIELKKEYPAAFDDIVVIPAANANKYYDLFKVKQFPAILIVHQDEVIANVNGSVTKDQIIEPLSAVLNNE, encoded by the coding sequence ATGAAAAGTTTGTCTTTTGTTTTTGTCGCAACATTCCTTTTCCTTACGGCATCATGCAACCCAGTCAACAGTTCAGATGAGTTGGAGCTTAATGAAGATATAAAACAAGTTGTTTTCTTTTCTGATGATGAGAATTATAGACAAGAAGCATCCTACTATGACGCAATTATAGAATTGAAAAAAGAATACCCTGCCGCATTTGATGATATTGTTGTCATACCCGCAGCGAACGCGAATAAATATTATGATCTTTTTAAAGTAAAGCAGTTTCCTGCCATCTTAATTGTCCATCAGGACGAGGTCATTGCCAATGTGAATGGCAGTGTAACAAAGGACCAGATTATCGAACCATTATCAGCAGTGCTGAATAATGAATAA
- a CDS encoding polysaccharide deacetylase family protein — translation MKKTLVLSIAAAIILAGCGDEEVQKTTEARQEKQEMVKENVKASEEKTEKEAEEVTEESPEEEAQSKEVVQASPQYTMKGDFSIQNMTDPDEKIVLLTIDDAPDKNALEMAKTLKGLNVKAIFFVNGHFLDTPEEGEVLKQIHQMGFPIGNHTYNHKSLKDLTEEQQRKEIVDLNDRVEELIGERPQFFRAPFGMNTDYSKQLAADEKMLLMNWTYGYDWEKEYQSKEALADMMVNTPLLRNGANLLMHDREWTSAALGDIVKGLQDKGYKIVDPALIETPANKETAAQ, via the coding sequence TTGAAAAAAACTCTAGTATTATCGATTGCAGCTGCGATTATCTTAGCTGGATGCGGGGACGAAGAAGTACAGAAGACAACAGAAGCCCGTCAAGAAAAACAAGAGATGGTAAAGGAAAATGTAAAAGCTTCAGAGGAGAAGACAGAAAAAGAAGCTGAGGAAGTAACAGAAGAGTCACCAGAAGAAGAGGCACAGAGCAAAGAAGTGGTACAGGCCTCACCTCAGTACACAATGAAAGGCGATTTTTCCATCCAAAATATGACTGATCCTGATGAAAAAATCGTGTTATTGACGATTGATGATGCTCCCGACAAAAATGCTCTTGAAATGGCTAAAACATTAAAAGGCTTGAATGTAAAAGCCATCTTTTTTGTGAATGGTCACTTCCTTGATACCCCAGAAGAGGGGGAGGTCCTGAAACAGATTCATCAAATGGGCTTTCCGATTGGTAATCATACATACAATCATAAATCACTCAAAGACTTAACCGAGGAACAGCAAAGGAAAGAGATTGTAGATCTTAATGACAGAGTGGAAGAACTAATTGGCGAAAGGCCGCAATTCTTCAGGGCTCCGTTCGGAATGAATACGGACTATAGCAAGCAACTGGCTGCAGATGAAAAAATGCTGCTAATGAATTGGACCTATGGATATGATTGGGAAAAGGAATATCAATCAAAGGAAGCTCTTGCGGACATGATGGTGAATACACCATTGCTCCGGAATGGGGCAAATTTGCTGATGCATGACAGGGAGTGGACAAGCGCAGCACTGGGGGATATCGTAAAAGGCCTGCAAGATAAAGGGTACAAAATCGTTGACCCTGCACTGATTGAAACTCCTGCAAATAAAGAAACGGCTGCCCAATAG
- a CDS encoding DUF1885 family protein, with protein MSSNAYIKLVPSSSQQAISTEELKNLFHYYKEITTKTGDQVDWNYENSAFPYDLKEKEDGKGKWFYLQSSQDRYSAILIGVDTETVFEEDGTGREQSYIQITLPPTATAGDKGKANEFSKFIGKKLQGELHLFNGRVMYFYPRK; from the coding sequence ATGTCTAGTAATGCTTATATCAAACTTGTTCCATCATCATCTCAGCAAGCCATTTCCACAGAAGAACTAAAGAATTTATTTCATTACTATAAGGAAATCACCACTAAAACTGGCGACCAGGTTGATTGGAATTACGAAAATTCCGCATTTCCTTATGATTTGAAGGAAAAAGAAGATGGCAAAGGCAAATGGTTCTACCTGCAATCTTCACAGGACCGTTATAGCGCAATACTGATTGGCGTTGACACAGAGACTGTTTTCGAGGAAGATGGGACAGGACGCGAGCAATCATACATACAAATAACCCTTCCGCCGACTGCAACTGCAGGTGACAAGGGAAAAGCAAATGAATTCAGTAAATTCATCGGTAAAAAACTTCAAGGTGAGCTCCATTTATTCAACGGAAGAGTCATGTATTTCTATCCACGAAAATAA
- a CDS encoding DUF3055 domain-containing protein, producing MELFDKLYDEHEKVHVRFVGFTTYDTRYDFGIVYTNMFFGKPLVVCMQTGRSALLDPKDIEDVEYLQKAFHITEVRQAEDLALFFNEELPTAPFQTQYE from the coding sequence ATGGAACTATTCGATAAGCTTTATGATGAGCACGAAAAGGTTCACGTCAGGTTTGTGGGGTTCACTACTTATGATACTCGTTATGACTTTGGGATCGTGTATACCAATATGTTTTTCGGGAAACCTCTTGTAGTTTGCATGCAGACGGGGCGTTCAGCACTCCTCGACCCTAAGGACATTGAAGACGTAGAATATTTGCAGAAAGCATTCCATATTACTGAAGTCCGGCAGGCTGAGGACCTTGCATTATTTTTCAATGAAGAATTGCCAACAGCGCCTTTCCAGACTCAGTACGAATAA
- a CDS encoding GapA-binding peptide SR1P, whose amino-acid sequence MGTIVCQTCNATIDHFEDEKVTVLYSKKCNCCDHEGAEER is encoded by the coding sequence ATGGGCACAATCGTTTGTCAAACTTGCAATGCTACAATTGACCATTTCGAAGATGAGAAAGTAACGGTACTATATTCAAAAAAATGCAACTGCTGCGACCATGAAGGAGCAGAGGAAAGATAA
- a CDS encoding aminotransferase class I/II-fold pyridoxal phosphate-dependent enzyme, translating to MSQNETPLFTSLLKHAEKNPIQFHIPGHKKGSGIDPEFREFIGDNALSIDLINIGPLDDLHSPKGIIKQAQELAAEAFGADHTFFSVQGTSGAIMTMIMTVCGPGDKIIVPRNVHKSIMSAIVFSGAIPIFIHPEIDKKLGISHGITTDAVEKALDQHPDAKGLLVINPTYFGFAADLKKIVEIAHSYDVPVLVDEAHGVHIHFHEDLPLSAMQAGADMAATSVHKLGGSMTQSSILNVKEGLVSAKRVQSIISMLTTTSTSYLLLASLDTARRRLAIEGRDIIDRTIKLAQWIRGQVNEIEHLYCPGEDLLGTNATFDFDPTKVLISIKDLNITGYEVEKWLREKYNIEVELSDLYNILCIITPGDTQKEAEILVQALRELSSEFHHLAEKVHAEVMLPDIPLLALTPRDAFYADTEVVPVEESEGRIIAEFVMVYPPGIPIFIPGEIITEENLVYIKTNMEAGLPVQGPEDDELKSFRVIKEHKAIR from the coding sequence TTGTCACAAAACGAAACACCACTATTCACTAGCCTGTTAAAGCACGCAGAAAAGAACCCGATCCAATTTCATATACCCGGACATAAGAAAGGCAGCGGAATAGATCCTGAGTTCCGGGAGTTCATTGGCGATAATGCCCTGTCAATTGATTTGATCAATATCGGCCCGCTGGACGATCTCCATTCACCAAAAGGGATCATCAAGCAAGCCCAGGAGTTGGCGGCTGAAGCTTTCGGTGCGGACCATACATTCTTTTCAGTTCAGGGGACAAGCGGAGCAATCATGACTATGATCATGACTGTCTGCGGACCTGGGGATAAAATCATCGTTCCCCGGAACGTGCACAAATCAATCATGTCCGCAATTGTTTTTTCCGGTGCCATCCCTATTTTCATCCATCCTGAAATAGATAAAAAACTGGGTATTTCCCACGGTATTACAACCGATGCTGTTGAAAAGGCACTTGATCAGCATCCTGATGCGAAAGGTCTGCTGGTCATTAATCCAACTTATTTCGGTTTTGCAGCTGACCTAAAGAAAATTGTTGAAATCGCCCATTCTTATGACGTACCGGTATTAGTGGATGAGGCTCACGGTGTCCATATCCATTTCCATGAGGACCTCCCGCTTTCAGCCATGCAGGCTGGAGCCGATATGGCAGCCACCAGTGTCCATAAGCTTGGCGGATCAATGACGCAAAGCTCCATACTCAATGTAAAAGAAGGCCTGGTTTCAGCAAAACGCGTCCAATCGATCATCAGCATGCTGACAACCACTTCTACTTCATATCTGTTGCTCGCTTCATTGGATACGGCGAGGAGAAGGCTTGCCATTGAAGGAAGGGACATTATCGACAGGACCATCAAGCTGGCGCAATGGATCCGAGGGCAGGTAAATGAAATCGAACATCTCTACTGCCCTGGTGAAGACCTGCTTGGAACAAATGCTACCTTTGATTTTGATCCGACAAAGGTACTCATCAGCATCAAGGACCTTAATATTACAGGTTATGAAGTCGAGAAATGGCTTCGCGAAAAATACAATATTGAAGTAGAACTTTCAGATTTGTACAATATCCTGTGTATCATTACGCCTGGTGACACTCAAAAAGAAGCGGAAATTCTTGTTCAAGCATTACGTGAGCTTTCAAGTGAGTTCCACCACTTAGCTGAAAAAGTCCATGCAGAAGTTATGCTTCCTGATATTCCATTATTGGCATTGACGCCGAGAGACGCCTTTTACGCTGATACAGAGGTTGTTCCTGTCGAAGAATCAGAAGGAAGGATCATCGCGGAGTTCGTCATGGTTTATCCTCCAGGAATCCCAATTTTCATTCCGGGAGAAATCATCACTGAAGAAAACCTTGTGTATATCAAGACAAATATGGAAGCTGGCCTGCCAGTACAAGGACCAGAGGATGATGAGCTAAAATCGTTCAGGGTAATCAAGGAACATAAAGCAATCCGATAA
- a CDS encoding nitronate monooxygenase family protein — translation MNWKTDVTNLLGIQYPIIQGGLAYLAYSELAAAVSNAGGLGQITAMSLPDPDALRTEIHKVRGLTDKPFGVNFAIGQHGRPFSHYLDVAIEEDVPVISMTGGNPAPIFEQLQGTSIKKLVLVAAKRQAQKAEELGADAVMVVGQEGGGHLGKSDIGTMVLIPAVVDAVNIPVIASGGIGDGRGLMAALSLGAQGIEMGTRFIATKECVHANELYKRKLVDGSENDTTVIKRTLGMPARAIANPLTERILEIERKGGGYEDLKELISGTANRKYIYDGDDENGFGWAGQVMGLIKDSPTVAELFARIINEAEEIRTAWSK, via the coding sequence ATGAACTGGAAAACAGATGTAACGAACCTACTAGGTATACAATACCCTATTATCCAGGGAGGACTCGCGTATCTTGCATATTCTGAGCTTGCTGCCGCAGTATCGAATGCTGGAGGGTTGGGCCAGATTACGGCGATGTCACTCCCTGACCCTGACGCACTAAGAACAGAGATACATAAAGTAAGGGGACTGACTGATAAGCCATTTGGTGTCAATTTTGCCATTGGCCAGCATGGCAGGCCATTTTCGCATTACCTGGATGTCGCGATTGAAGAAGATGTTCCTGTGATTTCAATGACAGGGGGCAATCCGGCACCAATCTTTGAACAGCTACAAGGAACTTCTATTAAAAAATTGGTTCTGGTTGCAGCGAAGAGGCAAGCACAAAAAGCAGAAGAGCTGGGAGCAGACGCAGTAATGGTTGTCGGACAGGAAGGGGGCGGCCATCTTGGGAAAAGCGATATTGGCACGATGGTGCTTATTCCTGCTGTTGTGGATGCGGTCAATATACCGGTCATCGCTTCGGGGGGAATTGGAGATGGGCGCGGCTTGATGGCAGCATTAAGCCTGGGAGCCCAGGGAATTGAAATGGGAACTCGCTTCATCGCAACAAAAGAATGCGTTCATGCTAACGAACTGTACAAGCGAAAGCTGGTGGATGGCAGCGAAAACGATACGACTGTCATAAAAAGAACACTAGGCATGCCAGCAAGAGCGATTGCCAATCCATTGACTGAAAGAATCCTTGAGATCGAGAGGAAAGGCGGAGGCTATGAAGATCTAAAAGAATTGATAAGTGGGACTGCGAATCGAAAGTATATCTATGATGGTGATGATGAAAATGGTTTTGGCTGGGCTGGCCAGGTGATGGGATTAATCAAGGACTCTCCTACAGTTGCCGAGTTATTTGCCAGGATCATTAACGAGGCAGAGGAAATCAGAACAGCCTGGAGCAAATAA
- a CDS encoding UPF0223 family protein, which yields MEYQYPIDYTWSTDEIVDVIHFYECIEKAYEKGIDRDLLLQAYRRFKEVVPGKAQEKTLFNEFEEVSGYVPYQAVKEIKQTGSGERIKVVPKRPKR from the coding sequence ATGGAATATCAATATCCGATAGACTATACATGGTCGACTGATGAAATTGTCGATGTCATCCATTTTTACGAATGTATCGAAAAAGCTTATGAAAAAGGAATTGACCGTGACCTTCTGCTTCAGGCGTACAGACGATTTAAAGAGGTCGTACCGGGAAAAGCACAGGAAAAAACTCTTTTCAACGAATTTGAAGAAGTAAGTGGCTATGTCCCTTACCAGGCAGTAAAAGAAATCAAACAAACCGGAAGCGGCGAAAGAATCAAAGTCGTTCCGAAAAGACCAAAAAGATAA
- a CDS encoding DUF1054 domain-containing protein — MSFSGFEQADFDVFKIDGLDERMDALKSQIRPKLEELGQHFAPTLSSIAGDEMHYHVAKHARRTKNPPKDTWVAFASNPRGYKMLPHFQIGLWETHVFIWFAVIYEAPDKENIGKKLEENIESIYTRTPKDFYWSIDHMKPEATLHSELSKEELLSMFKRLQTVKKAEILCGLNISREEAVKLNSDEMLSKIEFVFKETLPLYRLA; from the coding sequence TTGTCATTTTCAGGTTTTGAACAAGCAGATTTCGATGTTTTTAAAATAGACGGCCTTGATGAACGAATGGATGCCTTGAAGTCTCAAATTCGCCCTAAACTGGAAGAACTCGGCCAGCACTTTGCTCCAACTCTCTCAAGCATTGCAGGCGATGAAATGCATTACCATGTTGCCAAACATGCCAGGAGGACAAAGAATCCGCCGAAGGATACTTGGGTGGCGTTTGCCAGCAATCCAAGAGGCTATAAGATGCTGCCGCATTTCCAGATTGGTTTGTGGGAAACCCATGTATTTATCTGGTTTGCTGTCATTTACGAAGCACCTGATAAGGAAAACATCGGCAAAAAACTGGAAGAGAACATCGAATCCATTTACACCAGGACTCCTAAGGATTTCTATTGGTCAATCGATCACATGAAGCCAGAAGCCACTCTTCACAGTGAACTTTCAAAGGAAGAACTTCTTTCCATGTTCAAGCGCCTTCAAACTGTGAAAAAAGCTGAAATCCTTTGCGGTCTGAACATCTCTCGTGAGGAAGCCGTCAAGTTAAACAGTGATGAAATGCTTTCGAAAATTGAGTTTGTATTTAAAGAAACATTACCCCTATATAGATTGGCATAA
- a CDS encoding inositol monophosphatase family protein gives MEYNLKEIDTYAKSWIKEAGENIRASFPKTLNVTSKSNPNDLVTDIDKGTEQYFIEKIKGTYPDHRIMGEEGYGDEVKSLSGVVWIIDPIDGTMNFVHQQRNFAISIGIYIDGEGMIGLIYDVVHDELYHCIKGNGVYLNEKSIPKLTEARVSEAIIALNATWVAPNKRIDHELLIPLVKDVRGTRSYGSAAMEMVYVATGRIDAYLTPRLAPWDIAAGIIMIKELGGEATDLRGSELDMLQQCSLFVSKPGLHKEILKNYLKDGKW, from the coding sequence ATGGAATATAATCTGAAAGAAATCGATACATACGCTAAGAGCTGGATAAAAGAAGCTGGTGAAAATATCAGGGCTTCATTTCCTAAAACCTTAAATGTAACATCAAAATCAAATCCAAATGACCTGGTTACGGATATTGATAAAGGGACAGAGCAATATTTTATCGAAAAAATCAAAGGCACCTATCCTGACCATCGCATCATGGGCGAGGAAGGGTACGGAGACGAAGTGAAATCCTTATCAGGAGTCGTCTGGATCATAGACCCGATTGATGGAACCATGAATTTTGTTCATCAACAGCGGAATTTCGCGATTTCCATCGGCATTTATATTGATGGTGAAGGAATGATCGGACTTATTTATGATGTGGTTCATGATGAACTTTATCATTGCATAAAAGGAAATGGCGTTTATCTTAACGAAAAATCGATTCCAAAGCTTACGGAAGCCAGGGTAAGTGAAGCGATTATTGCACTCAACGCTACCTGGGTTGCACCTAATAAAAGAATCGATCACGAATTGTTAATACCCCTTGTAAAAGACGTGAGAGGAACACGTTCCTATGGTTCTGCAGCCATGGAAATGGTGTATGTCGCAACAGGCAGGATAGATGCCTATCTGACGCCAAGGCTTGCACCATGGGACATTGCCGCCGGTATCATCATGATTAAGGAACTTGGTGGAGAAGCCACGGATCTTAGAGGCAGCGAGCTCGATATGCTTCAGCAGTGCTCACTGTTTGTATCAAAGCCAGGCCTGCATAAGGAAATCCTTAAAAACTATCTGAAGGATGGAAAATGGTAA
- a CDS encoding GNAT family N-acetyltransferase, with amino-acid sequence MVNLTFRPFENEDLPFFQDLISSSSKWRKNELRDLSLEEYLEEYEGFSGQWRIWEKAGSSVAMSYHLESALSNQKPWLGTILVKSEERRRGVASEILNQLSEECKVNGNRAIFAAVPIDEYEWANFLTDCRFEQFKTEENKGETFLIMVRPLE; translated from the coding sequence ATGGTAAATTTAACTTTTCGGCCATTTGAAAATGAGGATTTACCGTTTTTTCAGGATTTAATTTCCTCTAGTTCAAAATGGAGAAAAAACGAATTGAGGGACTTGTCCTTAGAAGAGTATCTCGAAGAATACGAAGGTTTTTCGGGTCAATGGAGGATCTGGGAAAAAGCAGGAAGCTCTGTGGCAATGTCCTACCATTTGGAGTCGGCTCTTTCCAACCAGAAACCGTGGCTTGGCACAATCTTGGTGAAAAGTGAGGAAAGACGGCGAGGTGTTGCATCAGAAATCTTGAACCAGCTTTCGGAGGAATGTAAAGTGAACGGCAACCGGGCGATATTTGCGGCTGTCCCCATCGATGAATATGAGTGGGCCAACTTCCTTACAGACTGCAGGTTTGAACAATTCAAAACAGAAGAAAACAAAGGCGAAACCTTTTTGATCATGGTCCGCCCTCTTGAATGA
- a CDS encoding YlaF family protein codes for MKQIKWPLLFFAFAAASCMIGIGIAIGERSMIGTLACIVALIFVMGFGFKKKKKMREAGEL; via the coding sequence TTGAAGCAGATAAAATGGCCATTATTATTTTTCGCATTTGCAGCCGCTTCATGCATGATCGGTATTGGAATTGCAATCGGGGAAAGAAGCATGATCGGTACTCTCGCATGTATCGTCGCCCTGATTTTCGTTATGGGATTTGGCTTTAAGAAGAAAAAGAAGATGAGAGAAGCAGGAGAACTTTAG